GACAGCATGGCTGTCAAACGTCGCGGTGACGTACGTAAAGCCAAGCTGTACTACCTGCGCGACCTGTCGGGTAAAGCAGCTCGCATCAAGGAAAAACTGGCTTAAGTCCAGCTTCCGATGCAGAAAAAAGCAGCCTACGGGCTGCTTTTTTGTTGTCCGCAATTTATCCACAGCACCATTGCTTCAGGCCGTACCCATGACATCTCGCGAGCAAGAAATCGAACGCCGCACCGAACTCTCGGTGACCCGCGTGACCAAGGCGGTTTTCCCGCCGACCACCAATCACCACAACACCCTGTTCGGCGGCACCGCGCTGGCCTGGATGGATGAAGTGTCGTTCATCACCGCCACGCGTTTCTGCCGTCTGCCGCTGGTGACGGTCTCCACCGACCGGATCGATTTCAACCATGCGATCCCGGCAGGTTCCATCGTCGAGCTGGTCGGGCGGGTGATCAAGGTCGGCAACACCAGTCTCAAGGTCGAGGTGGAAGTGTTCGTTGAAAGCATGAGCTGCGACGGTCGTGAAAAGGCGATTCACGGGCAATTCAGCTTTGTTGCCATTGATGATGACAAGCGGCCAGTGCCCGTGCTGCCGGGCTTCGCGGCCTGACCCGGCACCGAGCCACGGCATTCGCGGGCAAGCCCGCTCCCACAGATTTTGTGTTGTCCGCTGATGTCGTGTTCGACACGGACACTGTGGGAGCGGGCTTGCCCGCGATTTGATCTATCAGGCGCTGACACTTTCCGGTTGAATCAACGCCAGCAACGTCCACCCCGGCCCCGGTTTCAGCACGGTCTCCGGCGTCACCACATGCACCCAGCCACTGTCATCGCGCATGAACAGCAGAGTCGCGCGGTTGCCATGCAGCGCCCGGTAATCGTCCCAGCCAAACCCGTCCGTCAGCGTCGTGCTGTACAGATCGGCGCCCTGGCCCAACTGGCTGGCCAGCCTGGCGTAAGTCAGCACCTCGCTCCCCAGTTGATTGCCACGATGCTCCAGGCTGGCGCGGTGCTTGTCGCTGCGCCGGCTTTCGTGACCGCTGGCCAGTCCGAACAGGCGCTG
This genomic window from Pseudomonas kribbensis contains:
- a CDS encoding acyl-CoA thioesterase gives rise to the protein MTSREQEIERRTELSVTRVTKAVFPPTTNHHNTLFGGTALAWMDEVSFITATRFCRLPLVTVSTDRIDFNHAIPAGSIVELVGRVIKVGNTSLKVEVEVFVESMSCDGREKAIHGQFSFVAIDDDKRPVPVLPGFAA